In the genome of Kluyveromyces marxianus DMKU3-1042 DNA, complete genome, chromosome 1, one region contains:
- the PDR1 gene encoding drug-responsive transcription factor PDR1, translated as MSPPGLSQEAKSVVGHGNGEGMNGKGGGVVKSRTKVSRACDSCRKKKIKCSGTLPCKSCQTYGCECVYSYVAGSVSKRKKTKKSDAAGGNEVVDRTSVSILNPSSVALKMETAKRFEAVSRNPAAVAATTTTTSSVSRDGMAHPHGHPQGLSSATPCKVDIPTVVRATEPLAGAGARARAGSGSVASEGVAGQLPPHVSPSAVAGTCSPPVPGPGQVSGQGSSHASTHGSGTGNGTGNGNGNPEASSPQKKEPHILYRSLSDVEDRIEDLKKCIQDLKKSSQPQSESIVYAIKNIEFEIATLKKKISEPRIKREELSNPALAEDNAICLEAKLLRNYESTQVNLNRYVKVDTNRLEGYLYKPPLIDITYGMHYPGQWLSLRGIGHFAKEFLRDGLFHTKESKENLYLLLRHFDISSAIEKENAQCWSAPIETYCARASINVPEGERIRFLLNKIPTRLLHKLVNTKKQFRIENWYDIVSNVGNNTVSYTMETFHWVVAILETNRIEYQKLCRHFKLAAQQKDGKNISRETTSFIEAEELLFSLALHFFKRISISRSDAEPLAFIDDVLDFVMNLYWIDGHQTFTYLLTQVVQVLQVYGLDQWETYLVMDERMADSRRMLWWKTFFWDQYSIFITGSKPLFHGADSQSPLFPKFMRQMNCVDYQDLLKKIDEEVDVGTVDFTNKADISLRDVLGFVIFLSCFFSRQFQMNIIYNDRFANFRIFAQNHAERVRMAEELLRELRIYKRRLDILNAALQRYVLSGNVKADPNEDPDLKDPGLYWYYITTEAFFTFCVVSATHILARLNLGPDNAEMNHEMKTFRKSISLSWKTVISYLEMNDDIYDLFFMSKLILLIAVSYVGENLLYFKLSTLDDVFSFLKLCRYFEYCGVSCDSIDQTRIQRSLLQVQFFVKILVRVVIDLYLDYMKKDFNALLAEVASSEHPEYQDTILKLFDNTFSYFSPSLSSIKESELHVQVKTWLSEALFNKSDSMPSSLFFFDDLFPTNLSSESTTTTDHAETPNTILEQTLGKVPPTATQPSLNVNSSQVPNQFGVEGKDGVSMYGQDKRPINMQQQPQHQQHQHQPQPQPQPQHPQQHPQQHPQQHQQPQHQPSVPVGGKTDTFHQFNPDMTQSPQKSVDPQGKNDQGTFFNLGTIQDFADHGNVDQLFSFLWDDLVTGPAPPPQK; from the coding sequence ATGTCGCCCCCTGGGCTTTCACAGGAAGCGAAAAGTGTTGTAGGACATGGGAATGGAGAAGGGATGAATGGTAAAGGAGGCGGTGTTGTTAAGTCGCGAACGAAGGTTAGTCGGGCGTGTGATAGTTGTcgtaagaagaagatcaagtGTTCTGGGACGCTGCCTTGTAAGTCTTGTCAGACGTACGGGTGTGAGTGTGTGTATTCGTATGTTGCAGGGTCGGTTTcgaagaggaagaagacgaagaagagtgATGCTGCTGGTGGGAACGAGGTGGTTGATAGGACGTCGGTGTCTATTCTTAATCCTAGCAGCGTTGCTCTGAAAATGGAGACGGCGAAGCGGTTTGAGGCAGTTTCTCGGAATCCggcagcagtagcagcGACTACGACCACGACGAGTTCTGTGTCACGTGACGGAATGGCTCATCCACATGGACACCCACAGGGTCTCAGTTCTGCGACGCCGTGTAAGGTGGATATTCCCACGGTTGTGCGGGCGACCGAGCCTCTAGCTGGGGCTGGAGCCAGGGCGAGGGCTGGGTCTGGGTCTGTTGCTTCTGAGGGCGTGGCTGGCCAACTGCCGCCGCATGTGTCTCCGTCTGCTGTTGCAGGCACATGTTCACCTCCAGTTCCAGGTCCCGGTCAAGTTTCCGGCCAAGGGTCAAGTCACGCTTCTACACATGGCAGTGGCACTGGGAATGGCACTGGGAACGGAAATGGGAACCCTGAAGCCAGTAGTcctcaaaagaaggaacCCCATATCCTTTACCGTTCGTTGTCCGATGTAGAAGATAGAATAGAAGACTTGAAAAAATGCATTCaagacttgaagaaaagcagCCAGCCCCAATCGGAGTCGATAGTTTACGCTATTAAAAACATTGAGTTTGAAATCGCGaccttgaagaagaaaatttCGGAACCCAGAATCAAGCGTGAAGAACTTTCGAATCCTGCACTTGCAGAAGATAACGCCATTTGTCTTGAAGCAAAGCTATTGAGGAATTATGAGTCTACGCAAGTTAATTTGAACCGATACGTCAAAGTAGACACTAATCGTCTCGAAGGTTACCTTTACAAACCGCCTTTGATAGACATTACTTATGGTATGCACTATCCGGGACAGTGGCTATCTTTAAGAGGTATAGGTCATTTTGCGAAGGAATTCCTAAGGGATGGCCTGTTCCACACCAAGGAGTCAAAGGAGAACTTGTACTTGTTGCTACGTCACTTTGATATAAGTTCTGCTATTGAGAAGGAGAATGCGCAGTGTTGGAGTGCGCCCATTGAAACGTATTGTGCTAGGGCGTCTATAAATGTTCCAGAAGGAGAGCGGATCCGGTTCTTGCTAAACAAGATTCCCACTCGCCTTTTGCATAAATTAGTAAACACCAAGAAGCAGTTCCGTATTGAGAACTGGTACGACATCGTGAGCAATGTTGGGAATAACACGGTTTCCTATACTATGGAAACATTCCATTGGGTTGTTGCTATTTTGGAGACCAACAGAATTGAGTATCAGAAACTTTGTAGACATTTCAAACTTGCTGCACAACAAAAGGATGGGAAAAACATAAGTAGGGAGACAACTAGTTTCATAGAAGCGGAAGAGCTACTGTTCAGTTTGGCgcttcattttttcaaaagaataagTATTTCAAGAAGCGATGCAGAGCCTTTGGCTttcattgatgatgttTTAGATTTTGTCATGAATTTGTACTGGATTGATGGCCATCAAACGTTCACGTATCTTTTGACACAGGTAGTTCAGGTCCTTCAAGTTTATGGCCTCGACCAATGGGAGACGTACCTTGTTATGGATGAACGTATGGCTGACTCTAGAAGAATGCTGTGGTGGAAAACGTTTTTCTGGGATCAGTAttccatcttcatcactgGTTCAAAGCCATTATTCCATGGTGCTGACAGTCAGAGCCCCCTCTTCCCCAAATTCATGAGACAAATGAACTGTGTTGACTATCAggatttgttgaagaagattgacGAAGAAGTCGACGTAGGGACCGTTGACTTCACAAACAAGGCAGATATCTCCCTTCGTGATGTTCTTGGATTTGTCATTTTCTTATcctgcttcttctctcgCCAGTTTCAAATGAACATCATCTACAATGACCGTTTCGCAAACTTCCGGATCTTTGCTCAAAATCATGCTGAGAGGGTGCGAATGGCTGAAGAACTACTACGTGAACTCAGAATTTACAAAAGGCGTCTCGATATATTGAATGCGGCTCTCCAGCGGTATGTGCTTAGCGGTAATGTTAAGGCAGACCCTAATGAAGACCCAGATTTAAAGGATCCAGGCTTATATTGGTATTATATAACAACGGAAGcctttttcactttttgCGTTGTATCGGCTACACATATTCTTGCAAGATTAAACCTGGGTCCCGATAATGCTGAAATGAATCACGAGATGAAAACGTTCCGGAAAAGTATATCGCTCTCATGGAAAACGGTTATCAGCTATTTGGAAATGAATGACGATATTTATGATCTCTTTTTCATGTCCAAACTTATATTGCTTATTGCAGTTTCATACGTTGGAGAAAATTTACTCTATTTCAAACTGTCTACTTTGGATGATGTGTTCTCGTTTCTCAAATTGTgcagatattttgaatacTGTGGTGTTAGTTGTGATTCTATAGATCAGACAAGAATTCAAAGATCATTGCTACAAGTCCAATTCTTTGTTAAAATCCTGGTGCGTGTGGTGATTGATTTGTATTTGGACTACATGAAAAAGGACTTTAATGCTTTACTAGCAGAAGTCGCCTCTTCAGAGCATCCTGAATATCAAGATACGATTCTCAAATTGTTCGACAATACGTTTAGCTACTTTTCTCCATCTCTCAGTTCTATTAAAGAAAGTGAACTACACGTTCAAGTGAAAACTTGGTTAAGCGAAGCATTGTTCAATAAGTCCGACTCCATGCCGTCAagtttattcttcttcgatgACTTATTCCCTACTAATCTTTCATCGGAAAGTACAACTACAACGGATCATGCAGAAACGCCAAATACCATATTGGAACAGACCTTGGGGAAAGTGCCTCCCACTGCAACCCAACCAAGTCTAAATGTGAACTCCTCTCAAGTACCTAATCAATTCGGTGTTGAGGGTAAAGATGGTGTAAGCATGTATGGACAAGATAAAAGGCCAATAAAcatgcagcagcagccgcagcatcagcagcatcagcatcagcCGCAACCACAGCCGCAACCACAGCATCCACAACAGCATCCACAACAGCATCCACAACAGCATCAGCAGCCGCAACATCAGCCATCAGTTCCAGTGGGAGGTAAAACGGATACATTTCACCAATTCAACCCTGATATGACTCAATCGCCTCAAAAATCTGTCGACCCTCAAGGCAAAAATGATCAAGGaactttcttcaatttgGGAACAATTCAAGATTTTGCTGATCATGGTAATGTGGATCAATTATTCTCCTTCCTCTGGGATGATTTAGTAACAGGGCCGGCACCACCGCcccaaaaataa
- the ENO gene encoding enolase — protein MAVSKVYARSVYDSRGNPTVEVELTTEKGMFRAMVPSGASTGIHEALEMRDGDKSKWLGKGVLKAVANVNDIIAPALIKANVDVTNQQAVDDLLLSLDGTPNKSKLGANAILGVSLAAAKAGAAAKNVPLYQHLADLAKAKTEPFVLPVPFLNVLNGGSHAGGALALQEFMIAPTGAESFSEALRIGSEVYHNLKSLTKKRYGSSAGNVGDEGGVAPNIQTAEEALDLIVDSIKLAGYEGKVSIGLDCASSEFYKDGKYDLDFKNPNSDKSKWLSGEQLAEMYHELVKKYPIVSIEDPFAEDDWEAWSHFYKTAGVQIVADDLTVTNPLRIKTAIEKKAADALLLKVNQIGTLSESIKAANDSFAANWGVMVSHRSGETEDTFIADLVVGLRTGQIKTGAPARSERLAKLNQLLRIEEELGSKAIFAGKKFHNANQL, from the coding sequence ATGGCTGTCTCTAAGGTTTACGCTAGATCCGTCTACGACTCCCGTGGTAACCCAACTGTCGAAGTTGAATTGACCACCGAAAAGGGTATGTTCAGAGCTATGGTCCCATCTGGTGCTTCCACTGGTATCCACGAAGCTTTGGAAATGAGAGATGGTGACAAGTCCAAGTGGTTGGGTAAGGGTGTCTTGAAGGCTGTTGCCAACGTCAACGACATCATTGCTCCAGCTTTGATCAAGGCTAACGTTGATGTTACCAACCAACAAGCTGTTGACGACTTGTTGTTGTCTCTAGACGGTACTCCAAACAAGTCCAAGTTGGGTGCTAACGCTATCTTGGGTGTCTCTTTGGCTGCTGCCAAGGCCGGTGCCGCTGCCAAGAACGTCCCATTGTACCAACATTTGGCTGACTTGGCCAAGGCTAAGACCGAACCATTTGTCTTGCCAGTTCCATTCTTGAACGTCTTGAACGGTGGTTCCCACGCTGGTGGTGCTTTGGCTTTGCAAGAATTCATGATTGCTCCAACTGGTGCTGAATCCTTCTCCGAAGCTTTGAGAATCGGTTCTGAAGTTTACCACAACTTGAAGTCCTTGACCAAGAAGAGATACGGTTCTTCTGCTGGTAACGTTGGTGACGAAGGTGGTGTTGCTCCAAACATTCAAACTGCTGAAGAAGCTCTAGACTTGATTGTTGACTCCATCAAGTTGGCTGGTTACGAAGGTAAGGTTTCCATCGGTTTGGACTGTGCTTCCTCCGAATTCTACAAGGACGGTAAGTACGACTTGGACTTCAAGAACCCTAACTCTGACAAGTCCAAGTGGTTGTCTGGTGAACAATTGGCTGAAATGTACCACGAATTGGTTAAGAAGTACCCAATTGTCTCTATCGAAGATCCATTTGCTGAAGATGACTGGGAAGCTTGGTCTCACTTCTACAAGACCGCTGGTGTCCAAATCGTTGCTGATGACTTGACTGTCACCAACCCTCTAAGAATCAAGACTGccattgaaaagaaggctGCTGATGCTCTATTGCTAAAGGTCAACCAAATCGGTACCTTGTCTGAATCCATCAAGGCTGCTAACGACTCTTTCGCCGCCAACTGGGGTGTCATGGTCTCCCACAGATCTGGTGAAACCGAAGACACTTTCATTGCCGACTTGGTTGTTGGTCTAAGAACTGGTCAAATCAAGACTGGTGCTCCAGCCAGATCCGAAAGATTGGCCAAGTTGAACCAATTGCtaagaattgaagaagaattgggCTCCAAGGCTATCTTCGCTGGTAAGAAGTTCCACAACGCTAACCAATTATAA
- the SPC97 gene encoding gamma-tubulin-complex subunit SPC97, with product MEDRGVHERVYVLSEGSGAFGCRVNSGPLCSEEIKVKTYPIDKTSSERVQESLVVRDLLLVLQGYEGVYIRYNNSYSREMLVGPEYKVVKMMNVAFKSFSKKLIKIGSIYVKLEKFGQWCGEDRYGRVMHRLGYEVRRFLHEDYLSCVKELERRFQEDVLFSIRDLEMALEEEYVYKFKLLDRLVDEVVGSVKYRSEMDRVQMDFDNFMEDLKRDTNSEIDLRVLYDTRVSLYVKGGSLLLILQKMMEQEQGDSRHIKFLSALCEPLYEVYSKMFIQWMEHGQLADIHDEFLISDTVADVDDEKLSYMLDNERLWDTRYVIRKDGLLPQLQDKELLQKILLTGKIWSLIRVCCGTTGTTTSTSTNTKNNGGVSSGGSITGNIFTNTTLLRAYVNDWYQRANDECVRMFYEGYHMDKFMQLVHDQSYVHGVLDQIWSSKFLAKSLFELTRSPNEATVVKIQRHFSDVVREVKVEDSYKGMLLQLTSLKLDTNPFFQTLRQFIDDQESQLLNADNFQQLKVMLVGNQGVGEEPQFGRTKKKKNSVPAAMYVQFDTSIPYPLNIIWTKPVMVQYQMIHRLIFILSYHERLLEDTWFEISKNDYWRRNGVPSQENNMLKVQCIRLARVLHFQMRSMVKEKRRQVTTAAAAAAATAAACGAATAAVGPATRERDLLTLQHTVQDHVTNIVSIAGLTSIHHIETQEATLHLIHSFIRFVASWRRSKRPTSTNSNANTTTITTGMHASRMLDHDNTDGAEEDISTWQLRMDTLRQYMSVWNDIVSQT from the coding sequence ATGGAGGATCGAGGAGTTCATGAGCGAGTGTATGTTTTGAGCGAAGGAAGTGGGGCGTTTGGGTGTCGAGTGAATAGTGGGCCGCTATGTAGCGAGGAAATCAAGGTCAAGACGTATCCTATTGACAAGACGAGCAGTGAGCGGGTTCAGGAGAGTTTGGTAGTACGAGACTTGCTTTTGGTGTTGCAGGGGTATGAGGGAGTTTACATTCGGTACAATAACAGTTATTCGCGGGAGATGTTGGTTGGTCCTGAGTATAAAGTggtgaagatgatgaatgTTGCGTTCAAGAGTTTCAGcaagaagttgatcaaGATCGGGTCTATATATGTGAAGCTGGAGAAGTTTGGACAGTGGTGTGGTGAGGATAGGTACGGGAGGGTGATGCACCGGCTTGGGTACGAGGTGCGGAGGTTTTTGCACGAGGATTATTTGAGTTGTGTGAAGGAGTTGGAGAGACGGTTTCAGGAGGATGTTTTGTTTAGCATACGGGACTTGGAGATGGCGTTAGAGGAGGAGTATGTGTATAAGTTCAAGCTTTTGGATCGGCTAGTGGACGAAGTTGTAGGGAGTGTGAAGTATCGGAGCGAGATGGACCGTGTGCAGATGGATTTCGACAATTTTATGGAGGATTTGAAGCGCGACACCAATAGCGAGATCGATTTGCGGGTGTTGTACGATACACGGGTGTCGCTGTATGTGAAAGGTGGGTCGTTGTTGTTAATTTTGCAAAAGATGATGGAGCAAGAGCAAGGCGATTCGCGGCACATCAAGTTTCTCTCGGCGTTGTGCGAGCCATTGTACGAAGTTTACAGCAAGATGTTTATTCAGTGGATGGAACACGGGCAATTGGCAGATATTCACGACGAGTTTTTGATTAGTGACACTGTAGCcgatgttgatgatgagaagTTATCGTACATGTTGGATAACGAGCGGTTGTGGGACACCAGATACGTCATTCGCAAGGACGGATTGCTTCCGCAGTTACAGGATAAAGAGTTGCTGCAGAAAATACTGCTGACGGGTAAAATATGGAGCTTGATTCGCGTGTGCTGCGGAACTACCGGCACCACCACTAGTACTAGTACAAACACCAAGAATAATGGTGGTGTTAGCAGCGGTGGAAGTATTACGGGCAACATATTCACCAATACGACCCTTCTAAGAGCCTATGTGAACGATTGGTACCAGCGCGCCAACGACGAATGCGTCAGGATGTTTTACGAGGGATACCACATGGACAAATTCATGCAATTGGTACACGACCAATCGTACGTGCACGGTGTTTTGGACCAGATCTGGAGCTCGAAGTTTCTAGCCAAGTCGCTTTTCGAACTAACAAGAAGCCCCAACGAGGCTACTGTGGTCAAAATCCAAAGGCATTTCAGCGATGTGGTTCGTGAAGTTAAGGTTGAAGATAGTTACAAAGGCATGTTACTACAATTAACCAGCTTAAAGTTGGATACCAATCCATTTTTCCAAACGTTACGCCAATTCATAGATGACCAAGAAAGCCAGTTGTTGAATGCAGATAACTTCCAACAGTTGAAGGTGATGTTGGTGGGCAACCAGGGAGTAGGAGAGGAACCACAATTTGGTAGgaccaaaaagaaaaagaattctGTCCCGGCAGCAATGTATGTTCAGTTTGATACCAGCATACCGTACCCTTTGAACATTATTTGGACCAAGCCAGTCATGGTGCAGTACCAGATGATTCATCGGCTAATATTCATTCTCTCGTACCACGAACGTTTGCTAGAAGACACATGGTTCGAGATATCCAAGAACGATTATTGGAGACGCAATGGTGTACCGTCCCAGGAAAACAATATGCTAAAAGTTCAATGCATACGTCTGGCACGGGTTCTACATTTCCAGATGAGATCGATGGtgaaggagaaaagaagacagGTGACGActgcagcagcagcagcagcagcaacagcagcagcatgTGGAGCTGCCACCGCCGCCGTGGGCCCCGCCACGCGCGAAAGGGATCTTCTCACCCTTCAACACACCGTGCAggatcacgtgaccaacATAGTATCAATCGCTGGCCTTACATCCATACACCACATAGAAACACAGGAGGCCACGCTCCATCTGATACACTCGTTCATACGGTTCGTGGCGTCATGGCGCAGATCCAAGCGTCCCACAAGCACCAATTCCAACGCAAATACCACTACCATCACCACTGGCATGCATGCAAGCCGCATGCTGGACCACGACAACACAGACGGGGCAGAAGAGGACATTTCGACCTGGCAATTAAGAATGGATACCTTAAGGCAGTACATGTCCGTATGGAACGATATCGTCTCGCAAACATAA
- the CTR2 gene encoding low-affinity Cu transporter: MHHEQQPSMMKHHPAAPDHGNHHPGSGPGSGPMCSMDMTFNWNTENVCIVFKSWRISSYTQLFLSALFIFCFSYGAEYLKYYVGVLNQRLTGSLTRRTRIQASLWYGLQYTISILLMLIYMTYNGYLIAAVLLGGMLGHFHWSQSPAIQLPPCH; encoded by the coding sequence ATGCACCACGAACAACAACCCTCCATGATGAAACACCACCCCGCCGCTCCTGACCACGGCAACCACCACCCTGGCTCGGGCCCTGGCTCAGGCCCTATGTGCTCCATGGACATGACTTTCAACTGGAACACCGAAAATGTATGCATTGTCTTCAAATCGTGGCGCATCTCATCATACACCCAGCTCTTCTTGTCGGCCTTAttcatcttctgcttctcGTATGGTGCCGAATACTTGAAGTACTACGTCGGTGTACTAAACCAACGTCTCACGGGATCGCTCACCAGACGCACCAGGATCCAAGCTTCGCTATGGTACGGTTTGCAGTATACTATCTCTATTCTACTAATGCTTATCTATATGACCTATAACGGGTATCTCATCGCCGCTGTGCTTCTAGGAGGCATGCTGGGCCACTTCCACTGGTCGCAGTCGCCTGCGATCCAGCTCCCACCGTGCCATTAG